A genomic window from Armatimonadota bacterium includes:
- a CDS encoding SCO family protein, translating to MRGPLAVLLSALLLEWGGGAARAAPHGMLRGLPILPPEPVIDFTLVDQHGRPFRLRDQRGSLVVLTFGFTSCLDLCPLTLGTLKRAYNALGPERRRVRVALITVDPRRDTPTRLKTYLASFHPDFIGLTGPEPERLRVYKSFGVVPERYMLDAHRLVVNHPPAIYVIDRTGYLRVSYNWGGPAEDVAHDIRVLLQD from the coding sequence GTGCGAGGCCCCCTTGCTGTCCTGTTGAGCGCGCTCCTGCTGGAGTGGGGCGGGGGAGCAGCTCGGGCCGCGCCCCACGGAATGCTCCGCGGCCTCCCCATCCTGCCGCCTGAGCCGGTGATTGACTTCACCCTCGTCGATCAACACGGCCGGCCCTTCCGGCTGCGCGATCAGCGCGGGTCCCTGGTCGTGCTGACCTTCGGCTTCACCTCCTGCCTCGACCTGTGCCCGCTGACGCTGGGCACGCTGAAGCGCGCCTACAATGCTCTGGGCCCGGAACGCCGACGCGTCCGCGTCGCGCTCATCACCGTCGATCCGCGGCGGGACACTCCGACGCGGCTGAAGACGTATCTGGCGTCGTTCCACCCGGACTTCATCGGGCTGACCGGCCCGGAACCGGAACGCCTCCGGGTGTACAAAAGTTTTGGCGTCGTGCCGGAACGGTACATGCTCGACGCCCATCGGCTCGTCGTCAACCATCCCCCGGCCATCTACGTCATCGACCGGACGGGCTATCTGCGGGTGTCCTACAACTGGGGGGGCCCGGCGGAGGATGTCGCCCACGACATCCGGGTGTTACTCCAGGACTGA
- a CDS encoding cytochrome D1 domain-containing protein yields MSNAVTVGELAPWFTPQTLRIEPGQEVVWSFSEAHTLHTITFLTGFDEPAKTVGFVGRKGTVRFTFTKPGLYVYVCAIHPYMDGQIAVGTDPAPQFMKPWPPASPGPLSPPRVRGRGEVWVDTQFQTRPGKMTAGTITVVDAATMKVKRVIEGDFDNPHNLMVSWDERYVIQTNWHANYITVLDARTGRVVKNRIRVGESPAHTHTTPQGKAVVTINAQDRLAVLDVSKLVDPAIPAAQIPIRYIEVPLGPHGGWISPDGKILVVANALSGKMSVVDMNTEKLLTTVDLSKVTDTDGKPFGANLPLYASVSRTGRLAATTTVLLTADKLLQGRVVFLDLRAPASPKVVKVVRVGAVPIQSPFSPDGKWVVVANTGSATASIIAVDQANPSNIRVVAEAKAYKGAHGVAYGFKQGGGFLAYVTNKYAPVLTVIDLSRPTPGKAGDVFLGPDAWGGNGVVVIHPRPAH; encoded by the coding sequence GTGAGCAATGCCGTCACGGTCGGGGAGCTGGCCCCATGGTTCACACCCCAGACCCTCCGCATCGAACCCGGGCAGGAAGTGGTGTGGTCCTTCAGCGAGGCGCACACGCTGCACACCATCACTTTTCTCACCGGCTTCGACGAACCTGCCAAGACCGTGGGCTTCGTCGGGCGCAAGGGCACCGTCCGATTCACCTTCACCAAGCCCGGGCTCTACGTCTACGTCTGCGCCATCCACCCTTACATGGACGGCCAGATCGCCGTCGGCACCGACCCCGCCCCGCAGTTCATGAAGCCCTGGCCTCCGGCCTCCCCCGGACCGCTCTCCCCCCCGCGCGTGCGCGGGCGCGGGGAGGTGTGGGTCGATACGCAGTTCCAGACACGCCCCGGCAAGATGACCGCCGGCACGATCACCGTCGTGGACGCAGCGACGATGAAGGTGAAACGGGTCATCGAAGGCGACTTCGATAACCCGCACAACCTGATGGTCTCCTGGGACGAGCGCTACGTGATCCAGACGAACTGGCACGCCAACTACATCACGGTGCTGGACGCCAGGACGGGACGGGTGGTGAAGAACCGGATTCGCGTCGGCGAGTCTCCCGCGCACACGCACACCACGCCCCAGGGCAAAGCCGTGGTGACGATCAACGCCCAGGACCGACTCGCCGTCCTGGATGTGAGCAAACTGGTCGATCCGGCGATCCCGGCGGCCCAGATCCCGATCCGATACATCGAGGTCCCCCTGGGCCCTCACGGCGGCTGGATCTCGCCGGACGGCAAGATCCTCGTCGTGGCCAACGCCCTCTCCGGCAAGATGTCCGTGGTGGACATGAACACCGAGAAGCTGCTCACGACCGTCGACCTCAGCAAGGTCACCGACACCGACGGGAAGCCCTTCGGCGCGAACCTTCCGCTGTATGCCTCCGTTTCGCGCACCGGCCGCCTGGCCGCCACCACCACCGTCCTGCTCACGGCGGACAAACTGCTGCAGGGGCGGGTGGTGTTCCTGGACCTGCGCGCTCCGGCCAGTCCCAAAGTCGTCAAGGTCGTGCGCGTCGGCGCGGTCCCGATCCAGTCACCCTTCAGTCCCGACGGCAAGTGGGTGGTCGTGGCGAACACCGGGTCGGCCACGGCGAGCATCATCGCCGTGGACCAGGCCAATCCGAGCAACATCCGCGTGGTCGCCGAGGCGAAGGCCTACAAAGGGGCCCACGGCGTGGCCTATGGATTCAAGCAGGGGGGCGGGTTCCTGGCCTACGTCACGAACAAGTACGCGCCCGTGTTGACCGTAATCGACCTGTCCCGCCCCACTCCCGGGAAAGCCGGCGACGTCTTCCTCGGTCCCGACGCCTGGGGCGGGAACGGGGTGGTGGTCATCCACCCGCGTCCGGCGCACTGA
- a CDS encoding MarR family winged helix-turn-helix transcriptional regulator has translation MRRRSFDLVSGPVERRIATGLAKIGLALKIHAWREAGARAVTPTQAQILSLVGNAPEGVTVGEVASRLGVTAPTASDAVEALVRKQLLRKGRSPRDARVRSITVTPQGRRVARRIGDWTDFLVPAVEALDPDEQAIFLRALVSMIRILQDRGEIPVSRICVTCRFFRPYVHKNPARPHHCAFVDAPFGDRLLRVDCSDHQPADAGTQRRRWEQFRTGRGEAQ, from the coding sequence ATGCGCCGGAGATCATTTGACCTAGTCTCAGGGCCGGTGGAGCGGCGGATCGCCACCGGACTGGCCAAGATCGGCCTCGCCCTGAAGATCCATGCCTGGCGGGAAGCCGGAGCCCGGGCCGTGACCCCCACGCAAGCGCAGATCCTGTCCCTGGTCGGGAATGCTCCGGAGGGGGTGACCGTGGGCGAGGTGGCCTCTCGGCTGGGGGTGACGGCACCGACGGCCAGCGACGCCGTGGAGGCGCTGGTCCGCAAGCAACTCCTCCGTAAGGGCCGGTCCCCGCGAGACGCCCGGGTGCGGTCGATCACCGTCACCCCGCAGGGTCGCCGGGTGGCGCGCCGCATAGGCGACTGGACTGATTTCCTTGTCCCCGCTGTGGAAGCGCTGGACCCTGATGAACAGGCTATCTTCCTGCGCGCCCTGGTGAGTATGATCCGTATTCTGCAGGACCGGGGCGAGATCCCGGTCTCCCGGATCTGCGTGACCTGCCGGTTCTTCCGCCCCTACGTACACAAGAACCCCGCGCGTCCGCACCACTGCGCCTTTGTCGACGCCCCCTTCGGCGACCGGTTGCTGCGGGTGGATTGCAGCGACCACCAACCGGCGGATGCGGGCACCCAGCGCCGGCGGTGGGAGCAGTTCCGGACAGGCCGGGGCGAGGCTCAGTGA
- a CDS encoding cupredoxin domain-containing protein, whose translation MRKRVVLAAVVVLMAAGAFALTGARGQAAASRTREYRVTMKFWKATVAEVPTVAVTNLPADAVAYAGDTVVFRVTNESPIAEGFSVDAYGVREVLEPKQTKVIRIAGVRPGAFVIYCQLHPFSVHYTGTLLVLPRP comes from the coding sequence GTGCGCAAGAGGGTGGTTTTGGCGGCGGTCGTCGTACTGATGGCCGCCGGGGCCTTTGCTCTGACCGGAGCACGCGGGCAGGCGGCCGCGTCGCGGACACGCGAGTACCGGGTGACGATGAAATTCTGGAAGGCGACGGTGGCGGAGGTCCCGACCGTGGCCGTCACCAATCTGCCGGCGGACGCGGTCGCCTATGCCGGCGACACCGTGGTCTTCCGCGTGACCAACGAGAGCCCCATCGCGGAAGGGTTCTCCGTTGACGCCTACGGGGTGAGGGAAGTGCTGGAACCCAAGCAGACTAAGGTCATCCGGATTGCGGGCGTGCGACCGGGAGCCTTCGTTATCTATTGCCAGTTGCACCCCTTCAGCGTCCACTATACCGGGACTTTACTGGTGCTGCCTCGACCGTGA
- the cimA gene encoding citramalate synthase: MSNRVTVFDTTLRDGTQGAGINFSTDDKVKIALRLDELGVDYVEGGWPGSNPKDLAFFTRARELSWQHCKITAFGSTRRPNTRPDDDPNLQMLIQSGAPAVAIFGKSWDHHVTVALRTTRDENLRMIADSVAYLKRHGREVVYDAEHFFDGYRHDAVYALETLRAARQAGADVLVLCDTNGGTLPDEIRRIIRTVLERVGGPVGIHAHNDGALAVANTLTAVQAGAEHVQGTINGYGERCGNADLCAVVANLRLKLGYECLRPDALSRLVEVSRFVSEMANLAPDDYQPFVGRNAFAHKGGVHVSAVMADARTYEHIDPASVGNERRVVVSDLSGQANVLYKAGEMGLSLDRSRPEVKEILARVKRMEHEGYQFDGAEASFALIMRRLLGVHRPLFDLCWFHVRVVGGEGGAVRAEATVKLSVNGVEEHTAAEGNGPVHALDRALRKALEGFYPALRTIRLTDYKVRVLNAEAATAARVRVLIESSDGRRSWGTVGVSENVVEASWLALVDSFEYGLLHHDDATTARAGPPPA; the protein is encoded by the coding sequence ATGAGCAACCGTGTGACCGTCTTTGACACCACGCTCCGCGACGGCACCCAGGGCGCGGGTATCAATTTTTCCACGGACGATAAAGTGAAGATCGCCCTCCGCCTGGACGAGTTGGGTGTCGACTACGTGGAAGGCGGGTGGCCGGGCAGCAATCCCAAGGACCTCGCCTTTTTCACCCGGGCCCGCGAACTGTCGTGGCAACACTGCAAAATTACGGCCTTCGGCAGCACCCGACGCCCCAACACGCGACCCGACGACGATCCGAACCTCCAGATGTTGATCCAGTCGGGCGCGCCGGCCGTGGCCATCTTCGGCAAGAGCTGGGATCATCATGTCACCGTCGCTCTGCGCACCACGCGGGACGAGAATCTGCGCATGATCGCCGACTCGGTCGCCTATCTGAAGCGCCACGGCCGGGAGGTCGTCTACGATGCCGAGCACTTCTTCGACGGTTACCGGCACGACGCCGTCTACGCGCTAGAGACGCTGCGTGCCGCCCGGCAGGCCGGCGCGGACGTCCTGGTGCTCTGCGATACGAACGGAGGGACGTTGCCCGACGAAATTCGGCGCATCATCCGGACCGTCCTGGAGCGGGTCGGCGGGCCGGTGGGCATTCACGCCCACAACGACGGCGCGCTCGCGGTGGCCAACACCCTGACCGCGGTACAGGCCGGCGCCGAGCACGTCCAGGGCACCATTAACGGCTATGGCGAACGGTGCGGCAACGCCGACCTCTGCGCCGTCGTCGCCAACCTGCGCCTCAAACTGGGATACGAGTGTCTGCGGCCGGACGCCCTCTCGCGCCTAGTCGAGGTGTCACGCTTCGTCAGCGAGATGGCCAACCTGGCGCCTGACGACTACCAGCCCTTCGTCGGGCGCAACGCCTTTGCGCATAAGGGGGGCGTCCACGTCAGCGCGGTGATGGCGGATGCGCGGACCTACGAGCACATCGACCCGGCCAGCGTGGGCAACGAGCGTCGGGTCGTCGTCTCGGATCTCTCCGGACAGGCCAACGTGCTCTACAAGGCTGGCGAGATGGGCCTGTCGCTGGACCGCTCGCGGCCGGAAGTGAAGGAGATTCTGGCCCGCGTGAAACGCATGGAACACGAGGGCTACCAGTTCGACGGAGCCGAGGCGAGCTTCGCGCTCATCATGCGGCGGCTGCTGGGCGTGCACCGCCCCCTCTTCGACCTCTGCTGGTTCCACGTCCGCGTGGTTGGCGGCGAGGGCGGCGCGGTGCGCGCCGAGGCCACGGTCAAACTATCGGTCAACGGCGTGGAAGAGCACACCGCGGCCGAGGGCAACGGGCCGGTGCACGCGCTGGACCGCGCCCTGCGCAAGGCGCTGGAAGGGTTCTATCCCGCGCTGCGGACCATCCGGCTCACCGACTACAAGGTCCGCGTGCTCAACGCCGAGGCCGCGACCGCCGCCCGGGTGCGCGTGCTCATCGAGTCGTCCGACGGCCGGCGCAGCTGGGGCACGGTCGGCGTCTCGGAGAACGTCGTGGAAGCCAGCTGGCTGGCGCTCGTGGACAGCTTCGAGTACGGCCTGCTCCACCACGATGACGCCACGACCGCCCGGGCGGGGCCGCCGCCGGCATGA
- a CDS encoding amino acid ABC transporter substrate-binding protein — translation MKTLRWWAIRWFASVLALYLVGAAGLVAAQQAAEYKVGVVTSLSGELAFGGNVTKRGYDLWAETLNKAGGILIGGKPYKVRLIYADDQSTPATAAVAGERLITQEKVDFILGPYASGTTLALAPITEKYRVPHITGSAESPLIWKGKFKYTFGTIPTVTIIAQASIQTLAQDVSPKPQTIAILGIDDAFSKFAAEAFRTAAQKFGIKVLRFDIVPEGSDYTPAVSAAKALTPDIFAMGSHEKAAIEMIKAAKELKFNPKAFVQHYGMTTPDFRKGLGKDAEYVFGTSVWTPNLNYQAKILFKTPQEYAAAFKARFGSDPDYTEAASTAAGIAFQEALRAINAAPPLTQAQKDALIGALERLDLMTFYGPIKFATSGDYYHDNAGLQPIALQYQGGVIVEVGPGKLRLKAPKYPTPSWDKR, via the coding sequence ATGAAGACGTTGCGCTGGTGGGCGATCCGCTGGTTTGCTAGCGTCCTGGCCCTGTATCTAGTCGGCGCCGCGGGGCTGGTGGCGGCGCAGCAGGCGGCCGAGTACAAGGTGGGGGTGGTCACCTCGCTGTCCGGCGAGCTGGCCTTCGGCGGCAACGTGACCAAGCGCGGCTACGACCTCTGGGCGGAAACCCTGAACAAGGCAGGCGGCATCCTGATCGGCGGCAAACCCTACAAGGTCAGGCTGATCTACGCCGATGACCAGAGCACGCCGGCTACCGCCGCCGTGGCCGGAGAACGGCTGATCACCCAGGAGAAGGTGGACTTCATCCTAGGCCCCTACGCCAGCGGCACAACCCTGGCCCTGGCACCCATCACCGAGAAGTACCGCGTTCCACACATCACCGGATCGGCGGAGTCCCCGCTCATCTGGAAGGGGAAGTTCAAGTACACCTTCGGGACCATCCCCACGGTGACCATCATCGCCCAGGCGTCCATCCAGACCCTGGCGCAAGACGTGTCCCCCAAGCCGCAGACCATTGCCATTCTGGGGATCGACGATGCCTTCTCCAAGTTCGCCGCCGAGGCGTTCCGCACCGCCGCCCAGAAGTTTGGCATCAAGGTGCTGCGCTTCGACATCGTGCCGGAGGGCAGCGACTACACGCCGGCGGTGAGCGCGGCCAAGGCGCTGACCCCGGACATCTTCGCGATGGGATCGCACGAGAAGGCGGCCATTGAGATGATCAAGGCCGCCAAGGAGCTCAAGTTCAACCCCAAGGCGTTCGTGCAGCACTACGGGATGACTACCCCCGACTTCCGCAAGGGGCTGGGCAAGGACGCCGAGTACGTCTTCGGTACCTCGGTATGGACCCCCAACCTAAACTACCAGGCGAAGATCCTCTTCAAGACTCCGCAGGAGTACGCCGCTGCGTTCAAGGCCCGCTTCGGCAGCGATCCGGACTACACCGAGGCGGCCTCTACCGCAGCGGGCATCGCCTTCCAGGAGGCGCTGCGGGCCATTAACGCCGCGCCGCCACTGACGCAGGCGCAGAAGGACGCGCTGATCGGAGCCCTGGAGCGGCTGGACCTGATGACCTTCTACGGGCCGATCAAGTTCGCCACTTCCGGGGACTACTACCATGACAACGCGGGGCTGCAGCCCATTGCCCTGCAGTACCAGGGCGGCGTGATCGTGGAGGTCGGCCCGGGCAAGCTGCGCCTGAAGGCCCCCAAATATCCCACGCCCAGCTGGGACAAGCGCTAA